The proteins below come from a single Eubacterium limosum genomic window:
- a CDS encoding CD3324 family protein — MSYKKATHILPRELLEKIQEYIDGEFLYIPRISDNKKGWGASTSTRQELKERNTNIYTDYLAGASMEALAEKYFLSLKSIQRIVGQLKKENNG; from the coding sequence ATGAGCTATAAGAAGGCAACACATATTCTGCCGCGGGAGCTTCTGGAAAAGATTCAGGAGTACATTGACGGGGAGTTTCTCTACATCCCAAGAATTTCTGACAATAAAAAAGGCTGGGGCGCATCAACCTCGACCCGTCAGGAATTGAAGGAGCGTAATACCAATATCTACACAGACTATCTGGCCGGAGCGTCTATGGAAGCTCTGGCGGAGAAATACTTTTTGAGCCTGAAGAGTATCCAGAGAATTGTCGGGCAGTTAAAAAAAGAGAATAACGGCTAA
- a CDS encoding MATE family efflux transporter gives MSVEKQNDFTQGSISGNIMRLAFPMMAAQLINVLYSVVDRVYIGHLPDASTLALTGLGLTFPIIMIITAFANLFGMGGAPLCSIARGKGDDRRAERIMGNSFAMLLITGVLLMIVCLIFKRPILYAFGASDQTFPYADDYVEIYLCGSLFVMIGLGMNSFINSQGFAKIGMMTVALGAVVNILLDPVFIFIFGLGVKGAALATVLSQLLSALWVLRFLTGKKAIYRLSLKSMKLDFSLIGEISGLGLSGFIMSVTNSAVQIVCNASLQFYGGDIYVGVMTVLNSIREVLTMPVQGITNGAQPVLGFNYGAGAYGRVRKGIQFTAIIGVAYTFIAWLILMLTPQAFIHIFNSEPELIRLGVPALYIYFFGFFMMALQFSGQTVFIALGKSKQAIFFSLLRKAIIVIPLTLFLPTVFNLGVNGVFLAEPISNFIGGAACFITMMVTVWSKMKEE, from the coding sequence ATGTCTGTGGAAAAACAGAATGACTTTACTCAAGGGAGCATATCCGGCAATATTATGCGCCTAGCATTTCCGATGATGGCGGCACAGCTGATTAATGTGCTGTACAGCGTGGTTGACCGCGTCTATATCGGCCATTTACCGGATGCTTCGACACTTGCTCTGACAGGTCTGGGTCTTACCTTTCCCATTATTATGATCATTACGGCTTTTGCCAACCTTTTTGGCATGGGCGGCGCGCCGCTCTGCTCCATTGCCAGGGGGAAAGGAGATGACCGAAGGGCAGAGCGCATTATGGGGAATTCCTTTGCCATGCTGCTCATCACCGGCGTTTTGCTCATGATCGTATGCCTGATTTTTAAGAGGCCGATTTTATACGCCTTTGGCGCCAGTGACCAAACCTTTCCATACGCTGACGATTATGTTGAAATATATCTCTGCGGCAGTCTCTTTGTGATGATCGGCCTGGGAATGAACAGCTTCATCAATTCACAGGGATTTGCAAAAATTGGAATGATGACTGTAGCGCTCGGAGCAGTGGTTAATATTCTGCTGGACCCGGTATTTATTTTTATCTTTGGTTTAGGCGTCAAGGGTGCAGCCCTGGCGACAGTGCTGTCTCAGCTGCTTTCAGCCCTCTGGGTTTTACGCTTTCTGACAGGAAAAAAAGCCATCTACCGCCTCAGTCTGAAAAGTATGAAGCTGGATTTTTCGCTGATCGGTGAGATTTCAGGCCTTGGCCTGTCGGGGTTCATCATGTCGGTCACTAACAGTGCGGTGCAGATCGTATGTAATGCGAGTCTTCAGTTTTATGGCGGAGATATTTACGTGGGCGTTATGACTGTTTTAAACTCCATTCGTGAGGTGCTCACCATGCCTGTCCAGGGGATTACCAACGGAGCGCAGCCGGTGCTCGGTTTTAATTATGGGGCTGGGGCTTATGGAAGAGTTCGGAAGGGAATTCAGTTTACAGCCATTATCGGTGTAGCGTACACTTTTATTGCCTGGTTGATTCTGATGCTTACGCCCCAGGCCTTTATTCATATTTTTAACAGTGAGCCGGAGCTTATAAGGCTTGGTGTGCCGGCTTTGTATATTTATTTTTTCGGGTTTTTTATGATGGCGCTGCAATTTTCAGGCCAGACTGTTTTTATTGCCCTGGGCAAGTCGAAGCAGGCTATTTTCTTTTCGCTGCTTCGAAAAGCGATCATTGTTATCCCGCTTACCCTGTTCCTGCCAACAGTTTTCAACCTAGGCGTCAACGGCGTTTTTCTGGCAGAGCCCATCTCCAATTTCATTGGGGGAGCTGCCTGCTTTATCACCATGATGGTCACCGTATGGTCAAAAATGAAAGAAGAATAG
- a CDS encoding M20 family metallopeptidase — translation MNTINAQTLTQELVRIDSSDPGAYEGAISHKIAELLKSSGIPVVKEEVLPGRFNVMGKIKGEIDDPALIYICHMDTVTLGEGWSVPPLSAEIKDGRLYGRGACDMKSGLACALSAFLKAAASRKQPRHSFVFIGTIDEEDYMRGVEAAIASGWVTEKSWVLDTEPTNGQIQVAHKGRTWFELTADGVTAHASTPWKGADAISAMAEMIVAVRKGIEATAPHHDLGHSTVTFGQINGGYRPYVVPDHCTVTIDMRLVPPTTTAAAESIVKSAICRAEKQIPGVHGHYKITGDRPFVEKDEHSYLLKMLKESCAAVTGSPAQISFFPGYTDTAVIAGKLNNHNCLSYGPGDLELAHKPDEYVPLADIARCENVLTDLANRILFF, via the coding sequence ATGAATACCATAAATGCACAGACACTGACCCAGGAGCTTGTCCGTATAGACAGCTCAGATCCCGGTGCATATGAGGGGGCCATCAGCCATAAAATCGCAGAGCTTCTGAAGTCATCAGGCATTCCTGTTGTCAAAGAAGAGGTTCTGCCCGGCCGTTTTAATGTCATGGGAAAAATCAAAGGAGAAATTGACGATCCAGCACTTATTTATATCTGCCATATGGATACTGTGACATTGGGAGAGGGCTGGAGTGTCCCACCGCTCTCTGCCGAGATAAAGGACGGACGGCTTTACGGCAGAGGCGCCTGCGATATGAAATCCGGTCTGGCCTGCGCCCTATCCGCTTTTCTTAAAGCCGCCGCTTCCAGAAAACAGCCGCGCCACTCCTTTGTTTTCATCGGAACAATCGATGAAGAAGACTATATGCGCGGTGTGGAGGCGGCCATCGCCTCAGGCTGGGTAACTGAGAAAAGCTGGGTATTGGACACCGAGCCCACAAACGGGCAAATTCAGGTTGCCCACAAAGGACGCACCTGGTTTGAACTGACGGCAGACGGCGTAACCGCCCATGCCAGCACACCCTGGAAAGGGGCGGATGCCATTTCTGCCATGGCAGAAATGATTGTTGCTGTACGGAAAGGAATTGAGGCAACAGCGCCCCATCATGACCTCGGCCACTCTACTGTCACCTTCGGGCAGATAAACGGCGGTTACCGCCCATATGTGGTCCCGGATCACTGCACAGTCACCATTGATATGCGCCTCGTGCCGCCTACCACCACTGCTGCTGCGGAATCCATTGTAAAATCAGCCATATGCCGGGCAGAAAAGCAGATTCCTGGAGTCCATGGCCATTATAAAATTACCGGTGACCGTCCTTTTGTGGAAAAAGATGAGCACTCCTACCTTTTAAAAATGCTGAAAGAAAGCTGCGCAGCCGTAACCGGCAGTCCAGCCCAAATCAGCTTTTTCCCCGGCTATACCGATACCGCCGTTATCGCGGGAAAACTGAATAATCACAATTGTCTTTCCTACGGCCCCGGTGACCTTGAGCTGGCCCACAAGCCCGATGAGTACGTTCCCCTGGCAGATATCGCCCGATGTGAAAATGTACTGACCGACCTGGCAAACAGGATTCTGTTTTTTTAG
- a CDS encoding HD domain-containing protein, giving the protein MLNQSQLILEMSDYLANDPRRIHHFLKVLGFAQAISSCEQLDPCTATILETAAIVHDIGSKISEAKYGQSNGKLQEQEGPAEARKVLESLDYPSNIIDRVCYLVAHHHTYNTIAGLDYQVLIEADFLVNAYDRSLSPESIQSFGSRYFKTQTGKYLLERLYLKDHRT; this is encoded by the coding sequence ATGCTTAACCAATCTCAATTGATTCTCGAGATGAGCGATTACCTGGCAAATGACCCAAGACGAATCCATCATTTTCTCAAAGTACTGGGATTTGCCCAAGCTATCAGCAGTTGTGAGCAGCTTGACCCTTGCACGGCGACTATCCTTGAAACCGCTGCAATTGTCCACGATATCGGAAGTAAGATCAGTGAAGCAAAATATGGTCAAAGTAACGGCAAGCTGCAAGAGCAGGAAGGCCCCGCCGAAGCCCGAAAGGTACTTGAAAGCCTTGATTATCCATCGAATATCATTGATCGTGTCTGCTATCTTGTTGCTCATCACCATACCTATAACACCATTGCAGGCTTAGACTATCAGGTTCTTATCGAAGCGGATTTTCTTGTCAACGCCTATGATCGCAGCCTGTCTCCTGAGTCAATCCAAAGCTTTGGCAGCCGATATTTTAAAACACAAACCGGAAAATATCTCCTTGAACGCCTGTACCTGAAAGATCATCGCACTTAA
- a CDS encoding amidohydrolase family protein, translating into MFGECHAHMIMDGVCFREAAAKHRNSPDEALIRQVLSAYQKRNVLFIRDGGDNLGVSRLAADLAPEYGIDYRTPVFAIHRRGYYGGIVGFAYDSLKEYARLVQKARAKRCDFIKIMTAGIMDFDHAGRLSCPGLPGQEVAEMVHIAHSEGYSVMNHVNGADHIKVALEAGVDSIEHGNFMDSECLSLLKETGAVWCPTIAITGNIIGSGRYNDAVLASIHEQQLANIQRAFTLGATVALGSDAGAFRVPHPQGVFDEYGYFRQAVPDQALLDAWLAEAEATVQERFRAGGVIMEN; encoded by the coding sequence ATGTTTGGAGAATGTCATGCCCACATGATCATGGATGGCGTATGTTTCCGTGAAGCAGCGGCAAAACACAGAAACAGCCCCGATGAAGCCCTGATCCGGCAGGTCTTGTCGGCCTACCAAAAGCGGAATGTCCTCTTTATCCGTGACGGCGGCGATAACCTGGGCGTTTCACGACTGGCCGCCGACCTGGCGCCAGAATACGGCATTGACTACCGGACTCCGGTATTTGCCATCCACCGTCGGGGATACTACGGCGGAATCGTCGGCTTTGCCTATGACAGCCTGAAGGAATATGCCCGGCTTGTTCAGAAAGCCCGCGCAAAACGGTGTGATTTTATAAAAATCATGACTGCCGGCATCATGGATTTCGACCATGCCGGACGTTTAAGCTGCCCGGGGCTGCCAGGGCAGGAGGTGGCTGAAATGGTCCATATCGCCCATTCTGAGGGCTATTCTGTCATGAACCATGTCAATGGTGCCGATCATATTAAAGTGGCTCTGGAGGCCGGTGTGGACAGCATTGAGCATGGCAACTTCATGGATTCGGAATGCCTTTCTCTTCTGAAGGAAACCGGGGCAGTCTGGTGTCCTACCATTGCCATAACCGGTAATATCATTGGCAGCGGACGATATAATGACGCTGTTCTGGCAAGCATCCATGAACAGCAGCTCGCCAATATCCAGAGAGCCTTTACCCTCGGGGCCACCGTTGCCCTTGGCAGTGACGCCGGAGCTTTCCGGGTGCCGCATCCACAGGGGGTTTTTGATGAGTATGGCTATTTCAGGCAGGCCGTACCTGACCAGGCTCTTCTGGACGCCTGGCTTGCAGAAGCAGAGGCAACGGTGCAGGAAAGGTTTAGGGCGGGAGGCGTTATAATGGAAAATTGA
- a CDS encoding acyl-CoA dehydrogenase encodes MNFELSKEHQELREMFREFAQMEVKPIAKDLDEKERFPEETIPKLAEAGMLGIPFPEEYGGAGMDNLAYAMCVEEISKVCGSTGVIISAHTSLCAWPIFAFGTEEQKRKYLVPLAKGEHLGAFGLTEPGAGTDAAGQKTTAVLEGDHYVLNGSKIFITNGGKADTYVIFAMTDITKGNHGITAFIVEKDFPGFSIGKKLDKMGIRGSSTTELIFKDCIVPKENLLGEVGKGFKIAMKTLDGGRIGIASQALGLAQGAIDETIPYIKGREQFGQPLSAFQNTQFQLANMIAKVEGARLLVYQAACAKDAGKPYNHLAALAKLVASEAARDVTCEAVQLFGGYGFTRDYPVERMMRDAKITEIYEGTSEVQRMVISSWAGVK; translated from the coding sequence ATGAATTTTGAACTGTCCAAGGAACATCAGGAGCTGCGTGAAATGTTCCGTGAATTTGCCCAGATGGAAGTAAAGCCCATTGCCAAAGATTTGGATGAAAAGGAACGTTTTCCGGAAGAGACCATCCCCAAGCTGGCCGAAGCCGGTATGCTGGGGATCCCCTTCCCGGAAGAATACGGCGGAGCGGGTATGGATAATCTGGCCTACGCCATGTGCGTCGAGGAAATTTCAAAGGTATGCGGTTCTACCGGGGTTATTATTTCAGCCCACACCTCCCTGTGTGCCTGGCCTATTTTTGCCTTTGGAACAGAGGAACAAAAGCGTAAATATCTGGTGCCGCTGGCGAAAGGTGAACACCTTGGAGCCTTTGGTTTAACGGAGCCGGGAGCAGGAACAGACGCGGCGGGACAAAAGACGACCGCTGTTCTTGAAGGTGACCACTATGTTTTGAACGGCAGCAAAATATTCATTACCAATGGCGGAAAAGCCGATACCTATGTTATTTTTGCCATGACGGATATCACAAAGGGCAACCATGGTATCACCGCTTTTATTGTAGAAAAGGATTTTCCGGGTTTCTCCATCGGCAAAAAGCTGGATAAAATGGGAATCCGCGGTTCCTCCACAACTGAGCTGATCTTCAAGGACTGTATTGTGCCAAAGGAAAACCTGCTCGGTGAAGTTGGAAAGGGCTTTAAGATCGCCATGAAAACCCTGGACGGCGGGCGGATTGGCATTGCCTCACAGGCTCTGGGGCTGGCGCAGGGAGCCATTGATGAAACCATCCCTTACATCAAGGGCAGAGAACAGTTTGGACAGCCTCTGTCGGCTTTCCAGAATACCCAGTTCCAGCTGGCCAACATGATTGCCAAGGTAGAGGGCGCGCGCCTGCTGGTCTATCAGGCAGCCTGCGCGAAAGATGCGGGAAAACCCTATAATCATCTTGCCGCTTTAGCCAAGCTCGTCGCGTCAGAAGCAGCGAGAGACGTTACCTGCGAGGCCGTCCAGTTATTCGGCGGCTACGGCTTTACAAGGGACTACCCGGTAGAGCGAATGATGCGTGACGCCAAAATTACCGAGATCTATGAAGGCACCTCCGAAGTCCAGCGCATGGTCATTTCCAGCTGGGCGGGAGTTAAATGA
- a CDS encoding HAD-IA family hydrolase gives MDYKAYLFDFDYTLANSEKGIVMCFQHVFERNGFKGIEEDAIKKTIGLTLEEAFMLLTGIKDRETVAGYRKQYVEKSDEVMVANTKLFPETLPMLGKLKEQGVKTGIISTKYRYRIESTISLYGMDELIDLIIGGEDVEAAKPSPEGVWKALDRLECGREETLYIGDSLVDARTAENAGVYFAAVTTGTTAAADFETMPHVKIMENLSELVK, from the coding sequence ATGGATTACAAAGCATATCTTTTTGATTTCGATTATACACTGGCAAATTCGGAAAAGGGCATCGTCATGTGTTTCCAGCATGTTTTTGAGCGCAATGGCTTTAAAGGGATTGAGGAAGACGCCATCAAGAAAACCATCGGCTTAACCCTGGAGGAGGCATTTATGCTGCTGACGGGAATTAAGGACCGGGAAACCGTTGCGGGCTACCGGAAACAGTATGTCGAGAAATCCGACGAAGTGATGGTGGCAAACACTAAGCTGTTCCCCGAAACGCTGCCGATGCTTGGAAAATTGAAAGAGCAGGGGGTGAAAACAGGGATTATCTCCACGAAATACCGTTATCGGATCGAGAGCACCATCAGCCTTTATGGTATGGATGAGCTGATTGACCTGATTATCGGCGGCGAGGATGTGGAAGCAGCCAAACCAAGCCCAGAAGGGGTCTGGAAGGCATTGGACAGACTGGAATGTGGCAGAGAAGAAACGCTTTATATCGGTGACAGTCTGGTCGATGCCCGCACCGCTGAGAATGCAGGAGTATATTTTGCAGCTGTGACGACAGGCACAACCGCCGCTGCGGATTTTGAAACGATGCCTCACGTGAAAATTATGGAAAATTTGTCTGAGCTTGTAAAATGA
- a CDS encoding DUF1062 domain-containing protein gives MKKIIWKIEPLGPPLVLRHCKKCGKTSEFSCSGQFRVNAQRKYLDVWLIYKCAKCDTTWNAAVYSRVSPQALNADLLEGFYSNEEGLARQYAMDFQFLKGNGADVLRPSCSVLGDIPVSGEVSEVEIQSEYPFPVKVSTLVRDKLCLSQKDYLEQVTEGKIRSSAGQDLRKCRLKNGMVLIFQ, from the coding sequence ATGAAAAAAATTATCTGGAAAATAGAACCCCTTGGGCCGCCCTTGGTGTTAAGGCATTGCAAAAAATGCGGTAAAACGTCAGAGTTTAGCTGTTCGGGACAATTTCGTGTCAATGCCCAGCGGAAATATCTGGATGTTTGGCTGATTTACAAATGCGCAAAATGTGATACGACCTGGAACGCGGCGGTTTATTCACGTGTTTCGCCACAGGCGTTGAACGCTGATTTGCTGGAAGGCTTTTACAGCAATGAAGAAGGGCTTGCCCGGCAGTATGCCATGGATTTTCAATTTCTGAAAGGAAACGGCGCCGATGTCCTTCGGCCATCCTGCTCTGTTTTGGGCGATATTCCCGTATCCGGAGAAGTATCAGAGGTGGAGATACAAAGCGAATACCCATTTCCAGTCAAGGTTTCCACATTGGTGCGGGATAAGCTGTGCCTGTCACAGAAGGATTATCTGGAACAGGTCACAGAGGGCAAGATCAGGAGCAGCGCAGGTCAGGATCTGCGGAAATGCAGGCTGAAAAATGGAATGGTCCTTATTTTTCAGTAA
- a CDS encoding ammonium transporter, which yields MINFADTGFILVCAAMVCLMTPALAVFYAGLLRKGNIVDIMFQCFIAMGIVTVLWFMGGFSLIFGDDVSGIIGNLEFAFLQNVSLASSALWAPTIPFIAFFVFQLMFALVTPALICGAVAERMTLKSYMVFLTLWSFLVYIPVAHWVWGGGFLSQMGLADFAGGTVVHMSAGFSALAAVLVIGGRKKRDYTPHNMVYVAIGAGLLWFGWFAFNGGSALAANEIAAMTITNSQISAGFGLMTWVIASWIQEKHPSVLGAMMGALAGLVCITPGSGFVEPWAAAIIGVVGTLCCYGMIQMRIKKNLDDTLDVFGLHGVGGTVGIIMTGLFASPAINAVTGAVYGNPGQLLTQLAGAVIVMLYSFVLTIVMLKIIGRFTPLRVSEQMESAGIDEAYYKEKGIVE from the coding sequence ATGATTAATTTTGCGGATACAGGGTTTATTCTTGTCTGTGCGGCAATGGTGTGCCTGATGACACCGGCGTTAGCTGTTTTTTACGCTGGACTGCTGAGAAAAGGAAATATCGTTGATATTATGTTTCAGTGCTTTATTGCCATGGGTATTGTGACGGTTCTTTGGTTTATGGGTGGTTTCAGCCTGATTTTTGGCGATGATGTTTCGGGAATAATCGGTAATCTGGAATTTGCATTTTTACAGAATGTCAGTCTGGCGTCCTCAGCACTCTGGGCTCCGACGATTCCGTTTATTGCGTTTTTTGTCTTTCAGCTGATGTTTGCACTGGTGACACCAGCGCTTATCTGCGGCGCGGTGGCAGAGCGTATGACGCTTAAAAGCTACATGGTATTTCTGACGCTGTGGAGCTTTCTGGTTTATATTCCGGTAGCACATTGGGTATGGGGCGGAGGATTTTTGTCTCAGATGGGTCTGGCAGATTTTGCCGGTGGTACAGTGGTTCATATGAGCGCAGGATTCTCGGCTCTGGCGGCAGTGCTTGTAATCGGCGGCCGAAAAAAACGTGATTATACTCCGCATAACATGGTCTATGTCGCTATTGGCGCAGGGCTTTTATGGTTTGGATGGTTTGCCTTTAACGGAGGAAGCGCTCTGGCGGCCAATGAAATTGCAGCAATGACCATCACCAATTCACAGATTTCGGCGGGCTTTGGACTTATGACCTGGGTGATTGCCAGCTGGATACAGGAAAAACATCCCAGTGTTCTCGGTGCAATGATGGGGGCTTTGGCAGGACTGGTATGTATAACGCCAGGGTCAGGATTTGTGGAACCGTGGGCGGCAGCGATAATTGGTGTCGTGGGCACGCTGTGCTGTTATGGGATGATTCAGATGCGTATTAAAAAGAATCTGGATGATACACTGGATGTTTTTGGGCTGCATGGAGTCGGAGGCACCGTTGGAATTATTATGACGGGTCTTTTCGCGAGTCCTGCGATCAATGCTGTAACGGGTGCGGTTTATGGCAATCCGGGGCAGCTGCTGACACAGCTTGCCGGCGCGGTTATCGTCATGCTTTACAGCTTTGTGCTAACCATTGTCATGCTTAAAATAATCGGCCGTTTTACACCGCTGAGGGTTTCGGAGCAGATGGAATCAGCTGGGATTGACGAAGCGTACTACAAGGAAAAAGGAATCGTGGAATAA
- a CDS encoding L-serine ammonia-lyase, iron-sulfur-dependent, subunit alpha, with the protein MINYKTSIFNDVLGPVMTGPSSSHTAGPGRIGYFAGCLMPDYKSVQLIFPKNSSYATTYKGQKSDIAFAAGLLGLPLNHPDFKNSLHRLKEKNIAFDIRLTDTACEHPNTCDLVLAGPSGRLCVTSLSTGGGMFCITALNGTSVDFNGDTPVLTSFYTAESQAAHKIFLETLPPAIADTKGLICGNGFYALPLKTSAPPAEIERLIKTAPGTLRYTPAILPVPAHEPAELPFGTAGALTAFLEKKPMPLWQAAVEYEAARSGWAAEKVLSYSKMLVKTMHQSINFGLQNASNGESLTNRSARSMAAAASAGRLLSASPYQNGVVYSTAVMEASNAMGVVVAGPTAGSCGVLPGVLFALLQETEMPAYFPPALPQRHLEQAAKALLCAGIIGIFIAEQATFAAELCGCQAENGAASAMAAAMAVSFVNDDPDSSLRAASTALQNVLGLICDPVACRVEIPCISRNAMAVSNALTSAEMTLGGYDSQIPLDETIETMYRVGRQLPPELRCTGNGGLCLTPAALAMAKNAGQPHE; encoded by the coding sequence ATGATAAACTATAAAACCAGTATTTTCAATGATGTACTGGGGCCTGTAATGACTGGACCTTCCAGCTCTCACACAGCCGGTCCTGGACGTATCGGATACTTTGCCGGCTGTCTGATGCCGGATTATAAATCCGTTCAGCTGATTTTTCCCAAAAACAGTTCGTACGCTACCACCTATAAAGGTCAAAAATCAGATATTGCCTTTGCCGCTGGCCTTCTTGGTCTGCCGTTAAATCATCCCGATTTTAAAAACAGTCTCCATCGCCTTAAAGAAAAAAACATTGCCTTTGATATCCGCCTGACCGACACAGCCTGCGAGCACCCTAACACCTGCGATCTTGTTCTTGCAGGTCCTTCCGGCCGCCTCTGCGTCACCTCCCTCTCCACAGGCGGCGGAATGTTCTGCATAACCGCCCTCAACGGAACCTCTGTCGACTTCAACGGTGATACTCCCGTACTTACAAGCTTTTACACCGCAGAATCACAGGCCGCCCACAAAATCTTTCTGGAGACGCTGCCCCCAGCCATTGCTGACACTAAAGGCCTGATCTGCGGCAACGGTTTTTATGCGCTGCCGCTGAAAACATCTGCTCCACCAGCTGAAATTGAAAGGCTTATAAAAACAGCGCCGGGAACACTGCGTTATACTCCCGCCATCCTTCCTGTACCCGCCCACGAACCAGCAGAGCTGCCTTTCGGCACCGCTGGCGCGCTCACCGCTTTTTTAGAAAAAAAGCCCATGCCTCTCTGGCAGGCTGCAGTTGAATACGAAGCCGCCAGAAGCGGGTGGGCAGCGGAGAAAGTGTTGAGCTATTCCAAAATGCTTGTAAAAACCATGCATCAATCCATAAACTTTGGTTTGCAAAACGCATCGAATGGCGAAAGCCTTACAAACCGCTCAGCCAGGTCAATGGCCGCAGCCGCTTCTGCCGGCAGGCTTCTTTCCGCCAGTCCTTATCAAAACGGAGTGGTCTACAGCACCGCGGTCATGGAGGCCAGCAACGCCATGGGCGTCGTGGTCGCCGGACCTACGGCAGGCTCCTGCGGTGTACTTCCCGGGGTGCTTTTCGCATTGCTCCAGGAAACAGAGATGCCCGCTTATTTCCCTCCGGCTTTACCTCAAAGGCATTTAGAACAAGCTGCAAAGGCCTTACTGTGTGCTGGCATCATCGGCATATTTATCGCAGAGCAGGCTACCTTTGCCGCCGAGCTTTGCGGCTGTCAGGCTGAGAATGGTGCTGCCAGTGCCATGGCCGCAGCGATGGCGGTCTCTTTCGTGAACGATGACCCAGACTCATCCCTGCGTGCTGCCTCTACCGCCCTCCAGAATGTCCTTGGACTTATCTGTGACCCGGTTGCCTGCAGAGTTGAAATTCCCTGCATCAGCCGAAACGCCATGGCGGTTTCCAATGCTCTGACCAGCGCGGAAATGACGCTCGGCGGCTACGATTCCCAGATACCTCTCGACGAAACCATTGAGACAATGTACCGCGTCGGCCGCCAGCTCCCACCTGAGCTGCGCTGCACTGGAAACGGCGGACTCTGCCTTACTCCCGCTGCCCTTGCGATGGCAAAAAATGCCGGGCAGCCGCACGAATAA
- a CDS encoding electron transfer flavoprotein subunit beta/FixA family protein produces the protein MNVAVCIKQVPAVSEIKLEKGTNRMLREDVPAVVNLCDKNALEEALRLREKHGGRVTVLSMGPAQAEEALRECIAMGADEAVLLYDAALQGSDTLATSRVLAAAIDKLGGYDLVLCGKQASDGDTGQVGPGIAERLDYAQVTYVNRLKVEDYVLTAERENRDGVEILQVVLPAVCTITEKAHAPRHPSIKGKMKSKSAEIRTLSAADIGLTPDDVGFKGSATQVVGTFSPVVLDTGVRIDAKDGQEGAKDLFETLESLGVW, from the coding sequence ATGAATGTTGCTGTATGTATTAAGCAGGTTCCCGCTGTGTCAGAAATTAAGCTGGAAAAGGGTACAAACCGAATGCTGAGAGAGGATGTGCCCGCAGTTGTAAACCTTTGTGATAAAAATGCTTTGGAGGAGGCTCTCAGGCTTCGGGAAAAGCATGGCGGCAGGGTAACGGTCTTATCCATGGGGCCGGCTCAGGCCGAGGAAGCGCTCCGGGAATGTATCGCCATGGGGGCAGATGAAGCGGTTCTGCTCTATGACGCTGCGCTGCAGGGATCGGATACTCTTGCCACCAGCCGCGTATTGGCTGCGGCGATTGATAAGCTGGGCGGCTATGATCTGGTACTCTGCGGCAAGCAGGCCAGCGACGGCGATACAGGGCAGGTAGGCCCAGGAATTGCCGAACGGCTGGACTACGCTCAGGTCACTTATGTGAACCGGCTGAAGGTTGAAGATTATGTTTTGACAGCGGAACGTGAAAATAGAGATGGTGTTGAAATCCTGCAGGTGGTATTGCCGGCGGTCTGCACTATTACGGAAAAAGCCCATGCGCCGAGACACCCCTCGATAAAGGGCAAAATGAAATCAAAAAGTGCAGAGATCCGGACGTTATCGGCGGCAGACATTGGATTAACGCCTGATGATGTTGGTTTTAAAGGCTCAGCGACCCAGGTGGTCGGCACTTTTTCACCAGTAGTTCTGGATACTGGCGTTCGGATTGACGCGAAGGATGGCCAGGAAGGCGCAAAAGACCTGTTTGAAACCCTGGAAAGCCTGGGCGTGTGGTAA